CTTTGAGCCCGGCGAGGATTGGTTCTGGAACTACCAATCACAAGAATTCTTCGACGGTCCAACGCTGGCGTCCCCGACGCATCACCCTCTGAATCAAACCGCTCCCGGGCCGGCCGAACGGGTCCCCCACGATTGGATGGCCATTCTCCAGGATCAAGACTCCGCCCGCTGAGGGCCAGGCGAAGCGTCCGTCCGTTATGGAATGACGCTCCAGTGGGCGAGTTCGGCGGCCCCGGAATAGCTGCCGCGGAGAAAATCCAAGACCAGCTGGTCCGGCATTTCCGCACGGCGAACTGTCTCGTAGGGCAACAGGAACTCGCCGTACTGGTCGCTG
The Rathayibacter sp. SW19 DNA segment above includes these coding regions:
- a CDS encoding UBP-type zinc finger domain-containing protein, whose translation is MPPSGTGCRDCESNAGWWLHLRRCAACGNIGCCDDSLAKHATAHALATGHFVIQSFEPGEDWFWNYQSQEFFDGPTLASPTHHPLNQTAPGPAERVPHDWMAILQDQDSAR